In one Pseudoalteromonas rubra genomic region, the following are encoded:
- the pseI gene encoding pseudaminic acid synthase — MNFQKHITIAGKQVGHDQPCYIIAEMSANHGQSLSKAKELVHAAKEAGADAIKLQTYTADTLTMDCKLPHFEATGPWQGQYLYDLYKGAYMPWDFHAELFELAEKIGITCFSSPFDKTAVDLLAQLNAPAYKIASPELIDHQLIRDVAATNKPVIMSTGGATLVEIAEAVKVAEEAGIKELCLMKCTSTYPAPADSINLRTIPHMREAFGCPVGLSDHTLGNDVPLASVAVGACMIEKHFVMSKEDDTADSFFSMTPDELAALVHGVRQIEMAMGQVHYPSEASKARRCVYIVKDIQAGERITAEHVAQMRPGGGEIMPKSLPDVIGRTVNKAMIRGMQLSWGDML; from the coding sequence GTGAATTTTCAGAAACACATTACCATTGCAGGCAAGCAAGTCGGCCATGACCAGCCCTGCTACATCATCGCAGAAATGTCTGCAAACCATGGCCAATCATTAAGCAAGGCCAAAGAGCTGGTGCATGCGGCAAAAGAAGCCGGGGCCGATGCGATAAAGCTGCAAACCTATACGGCAGACACCCTGACCATGGATTGTAAACTGCCGCATTTTGAGGCCACGGGTCCATGGCAGGGGCAATACTTGTATGACTTGTATAAAGGGGCCTATATGCCCTGGGACTTTCATGCCGAGTTATTTGAGTTGGCTGAAAAAATAGGTATTACCTGCTTCTCTTCCCCCTTTGACAAAACGGCAGTCGATTTACTCGCTCAGTTGAATGCGCCGGCCTACAAAATTGCCTCGCCGGAGTTGATTGATCATCAACTTATCCGCGATGTCGCAGCAACCAACAAGCCAGTGATTATGTCGACGGGGGGAGCGACTTTGGTTGAGATTGCTGAAGCCGTAAAGGTGGCTGAGGAAGCGGGTATTAAAGAGCTATGTTTGATGAAGTGTACCAGTACTTATCCTGCGCCTGCTGACAGCATTAATCTGCGTACCATTCCGCATATGCGAGAGGCCTTTGGCTGTCCTGTCGGCTTGTCTGATCATACTTTAGGTAATGATGTGCCTTTGGCATCCGTGGCTGTGGGTGCTTGCATGATTGAAAAGCACTTTGTGATGAGCAAAGAGGACGATACCGCCGACAGCTTTTTCTCAATGACACCTGATGAATTAGCCGCCCTGGTGCATGGCGTGCGGCAAATAGAAATGGCGATGGGGCAGGTTCATTACCCGAGTGAGGCGTCCAAAGCACGCCGCTGTGTTTACATCGTTAAAGACATTCAAGCAGGTGAGCGGATCACGGCAGAGCATGTGGCACAGATGCGTCCGGGTGGCGGCGAGATCATGCCCAAATCGCTACCAGATGTGAT
- a CDS encoding glycosyltransferase family protein: MNKVQIIIQARMTSTRLPGKVLLPLCNSTVLQVMLERLQDLTENVIVATTDDGSEHPIVALCQRLGVKYFQGSTEDVLSRYYLAARQFGAQDNTAIVRLTSDCPLIDADLVRQTITYYHNHDVDMVSLGPHSGFPRGLDTCVFAFRMLARTHQLATSAPDREHVTLGMAKFNTMNSHIISAGDDHSHYRLTLDEPDDYTAIQAIYQQFDNRLDFGYSELLETLKNHPHLADINKHVEQKTV, translated from the coding sequence ATGAATAAAGTTCAGATCATTATTCAGGCAAGAATGACCTCAACGCGCCTACCCGGCAAAGTGCTGCTGCCTCTGTGTAATAGCACTGTGCTGCAAGTGATGTTGGAGCGGCTTCAAGATTTGACGGAAAATGTGATCGTTGCAACCACCGACGATGGCAGCGAACACCCTATTGTCGCTCTGTGTCAGCGCCTTGGAGTGAAGTATTTTCAGGGCAGTACGGAAGATGTGCTGAGCCGCTACTATCTGGCAGCCCGTCAGTTTGGTGCACAAGACAATACCGCCATTGTACGCCTGACCAGTGACTGTCCTCTCATTGATGCTGATTTGGTTCGTCAAACCATCACTTACTACCACAATCATGATGTAGATATGGTCAGCCTGGGGCCACATAGCGGCTTTCCTCGCGGTCTGGATACCTGTGTATTCGCATTTCGCATGCTGGCACGCACACACCAGCTTGCTACCAGTGCACCAGACAGAGAACATGTCACATTAGGCATGGCAAAGTTCAACACCATGAATAGCCACATCATCAGTGCAGGTGACGACCACAGCCACTATCGGCTGACACTAGACGAGCCGGATGATTACACCGCAATTCAGGCAATTTATCAGCAATTTGATAATCGCCTCGACTTTGGTTACAGCGAGTTATTAGAAACATTAAAGAATCACCCCCACCTTGCCGATATAAATAAGCACGTTGAACAAAAAACTGTTTAG